A single Clavibacter nebraskensis NCPPB 2581 DNA region contains:
- a CDS encoding inorganic phosphate transporter, whose protein sequence is MDLTLIVVLVIALALFFDFTNGFHDTANAMATPIATGALKPRVAVAIAAVLNLVGAFLSTEVAKTVSGGIIREGDGGVQITPTMIFAGLMGAIVWNLVTWLRGLPSSSSHALFGGLIGAAVVGAGLGSVDFGVVLSKVILPALLAPAIAGLIAYTTTKLAYSITRRSSGPNERGGFRYGQIFTSSLVALAHGTNDAQKTMGIITLTLIAGDFQAAGSGPEFWVIAVCAVAIALGTYMGGWRIIRTMGSGLTEVKPAQGFSAEASTAATILASSHLGFALSTTQVASGSVIGSGLGRRGASVRWNMVGKIALGWLLTLPSAAIVGAVAALIASTGTVGFVIDAVVGVAVIVWIFWRSRRNAVDARNAIVEVDAAGFAVRGRKATKAARKAREAA, encoded by the coding sequence GTGGATCTCACCCTCATCGTCGTCCTGGTCATCGCCCTGGCGCTGTTCTTCGACTTCACCAACGGCTTCCACGACACGGCGAACGCGATGGCCACCCCCATCGCGACGGGTGCGCTGAAGCCGCGGGTGGCGGTCGCCATCGCCGCGGTCCTCAACCTCGTGGGCGCGTTCCTCAGCACCGAGGTCGCGAAGACCGTCTCCGGCGGCATCATCCGCGAGGGCGACGGCGGCGTGCAGATCACCCCCACCATGATCTTCGCGGGGCTGATGGGCGCCATCGTCTGGAACCTCGTGACCTGGCTCCGCGGCCTCCCGTCGAGCTCCAGCCACGCGCTGTTCGGCGGGCTCATCGGCGCGGCTGTCGTGGGGGCGGGCCTCGGCTCGGTCGACTTCGGTGTCGTGCTGTCGAAGGTGATCCTCCCGGCGCTGCTCGCCCCCGCGATCGCCGGCCTCATCGCGTACACGACCACCAAGCTCGCGTACTCGATCACGCGCCGCTCCAGCGGCCCGAACGAGCGCGGCGGCTTCCGCTACGGCCAGATCTTCACGTCGTCGCTCGTCGCGCTCGCGCACGGCACCAACGACGCGCAGAAGACCATGGGCATCATCACCCTCACGCTCATCGCGGGCGACTTCCAGGCGGCGGGCTCCGGGCCCGAGTTCTGGGTCATCGCGGTGTGCGCCGTCGCCATCGCGCTCGGCACCTACATGGGCGGCTGGCGCATCATCCGCACGATGGGATCCGGCCTCACCGAGGTCAAGCCCGCGCAGGGCTTCAGCGCCGAGGCCTCCACCGCGGCCACCATCCTCGCGTCCAGCCACCTCGGCTTCGCGCTCTCGACCACGCAGGTCGCGTCCGGATCCGTCATCGGCTCGGGCCTCGGCCGCCGCGGCGCGTCCGTGCGCTGGAACATGGTCGGCAAGATCGCGCTCGGCTGGCTGCTGACGCTGCCGTCGGCCGCCATCGTGGGCGCGGTCGCCGCGCTCATCGCGAGCACCGGCACGGTCGGCTTCGTCATCGACGCGGTCGTCGGCGTGGCCGTCATCGTGTGGATCTTCTGGCGCTCGCGCCGGAACGCGGTCGACGCCCGCAACGCCATCGTCGAGGTCGACGCTGCCGGATTCGCGGTGCGCGGACGCAAGGCCACCAAGGCCGCCCGGAAGGCCAGGGAGGCCGCATGA